One Herbaspirillum rubrisubalbicans genomic window carries:
- a CDS encoding cupin domain-containing protein, whose protein sequence is MTAITQFRLGAPTPEYDHPREERRLEGNPLRTTWNHFTSASGEMNAGIWACEKGSWRIAFAPNKDEYFCVLEGRCRVIDEQGNAAEAGPGDALVIPAGFKGVFEVLEPVRKHYVIVERAVA, encoded by the coding sequence ATGACTGCCATTACCCAATTCCGCCTCGGCGCCCCCACTCCAGAATACGACCACCCACGCGAGGAGCGCCGGCTGGAAGGCAATCCCCTGCGCACCACCTGGAACCACTTCACCAGCGCCAGCGGCGAGATGAATGCCGGCATCTGGGCCTGCGAAAAAGGTAGCTGGCGCATCGCCTTCGCCCCCAACAAGGATGAATATTTCTGCGTACTGGAAGGCCGCTGCCGTGTCATCGATGAGCAAGGCAACGCGGCCGAAGCCGGCCCGGGCGATGCCCTGGTGATCCCGGCCGGGTTCAAGGGGGTATTCGAGGTGCTGGAGCCGGTACGCAAGCATTACGTGATCGTCGAACGCGCTGTGGCCTGA
- a CDS encoding DUF72 domain-containing protein translates to MGKIWIGISGWRYAPWRGSFYPKGLRQDDELHYASRVLPSIELNGSFYALQRPESYQRWYQQTPPGFLFSHKGHRFITHTRRLQDVDGALANVFASGVFNLKEKLGPFLWQFPPSFRYEPELLEHFLSLLPHDTHAAQTLAQGHEPRMQGRVALEIDKKRKLRHAMEIRHESFVDESFIKLLRKYQVALVIADAPKKWPYQEDITADFMYLRLHGDKRLYQSGYSDEAIDAWAERIRTWAGGGQPQEGPRISAAGPRQRASRDIYCYFDNDMKVKAPFDARRLIARLGLKLDLPAPGLMLEEDQ, encoded by the coding sequence ATGGGCAAGATCTGGATCGGCATTTCCGGCTGGCGTTACGCGCCTTGGCGCGGCAGTTTCTACCCCAAGGGTTTGCGCCAGGATGATGAGCTGCACTATGCCTCCAGGGTGTTGCCCAGCATCGAACTCAACGGTTCCTTCTACGCCCTGCAGCGCCCGGAAAGTTACCAGCGCTGGTACCAGCAGACGCCGCCCGGTTTTCTGTTCAGCCACAAGGGCCATCGCTTTATCACCCATACCCGGCGCCTGCAGGATGTTGATGGGGCTCTGGCCAATGTGTTCGCCTCCGGTGTCTTCAACCTGAAGGAAAAGCTCGGCCCCTTCCTGTGGCAGTTCCCGCCCAGTTTTCGCTATGAACCCGAGCTGCTGGAACACTTCCTGAGCCTGTTGCCGCACGATACCCACGCCGCCCAGACGCTGGCCCAAGGGCATGAGCCGCGGATGCAGGGCAGGGTGGCGCTGGAGATCGACAAGAAGCGCAAGCTGCGCCACGCCATGGAAATCCGCCATGAGAGTTTCGTCGATGAAAGCTTCATCAAGCTGCTGCGCAAGTACCAGGTTGCGCTGGTGATCGCCGATGCGCCCAAGAAGTGGCCCTATCAGGAAGACATCACCGCCGACTTCATGTACCTGCGCCTGCACGGCGACAAGCGCCTCTACCAGAGCGGTTACAGCGATGAGGCCATCGACGCCTGGGCCGAACGCATCCGCACCTGGGCCGGGGGCGGGCAGCCGCAAGAAGGGCCGCGCATTTCAGCGGCAGGCCCACGCCAGCGCGCCAGTCGGGATATCTACTGTTATTTCGATAACGATATGAAGGTCAAGGCGCCCTTTGACGCCCGTCGTCTCATCGCGCGCCTGGGACTGAAGCTGGACCTGCCGGCACCGGGCCTGATGCTGGAGGAGGATCAATGA
- the queE gene encoding 7-carboxy-7-deazaguanine synthase encodes MTYSIKEIFYTLQGEGAHAGRPAVFCRFSGCNLWTGREEDRARAICQFCDTDFVGTDGENGGKFKSADALAAKIDSLWPATYAPSKYVVFTGGEPLLQLDAALIAAMHAVGFEIAIETNGTIAVPEGVDWICVSPKMGAELKVTRGSELKVVVPQAGQPLAHYETLDFQHFLLQPMDGPQAAANTRLAIEMVKHNPKWKLSIQTHKLLNIP; translated from the coding sequence GTGACTTACAGCATCAAAGAAATCTTCTATACCTTGCAGGGCGAGGGCGCGCACGCCGGTCGCCCGGCGGTGTTCTGCCGTTTTTCCGGCTGCAACCTGTGGACTGGCCGCGAAGAAGACCGCGCCCGCGCCATCTGCCAGTTCTGTGATACCGACTTCGTCGGCACCGATGGCGAGAACGGCGGCAAGTTCAAGTCCGCCGACGCACTGGCGGCCAAGATCGACAGCCTCTGGCCGGCCACCTATGCGCCCAGCAAATATGTGGTCTTCACCGGGGGCGAGCCATTGCTGCAACTGGATGCGGCCCTGATTGCGGCCATGCACGCGGTCGGCTTTGAGATCGCCATCGAAACCAATGGCACCATTGCCGTGCCGGAGGGCGTGGACTGGATTTGCGTGAGCCCCAAGATGGGGGCGGAGCTCAAGGTCACGCGCGGCAGCGAACTGAAAGTGGTGGTGCCGCAAGCCGGCCAGCCCTTGGCGCACTATGAAACGCTGGATTTCCAGCACTTCCTGCTGCAACCGATGGATGGCCCGCAGGCCGCTGCCAACACGCGCCTGGCCATCGAGATGGTCAAGCACAATCCCAAGTGGAAACTGAGTATCCAGACCCACAAGCTGCTCAATATTCCTTGA
- the queD gene encoding 6-carboxytetrahydropterin synthase QueD produces the protein MLTITRKLEFDAGHRIPDHKSQCRNLHGHRYTLEITLTGAVIDIEGNSDNGMIMDFSDIKALAKEHLVDVWDHAFLVYEKDTPVRDFLASLPGHKTVIIGSIPTVENLAREAFAILKAAYKDRYGTGLHLQKLVLHETPNCWAEITAD, from the coding sequence ATGCTCACCATTACCCGCAAACTCGAATTCGATGCCGGCCACCGCATCCCCGACCACAAGAGCCAGTGCCGCAACCTGCACGGCCACCGTTATACGCTGGAAATCACCCTGACCGGCGCGGTCATCGACATCGAGGGCAATTCCGACAACGGCATGATCATGGACTTTTCCGACATCAAGGCCCTGGCCAAGGAGCATCTGGTCGATGTCTGGGATCATGCTTTCCTGGTCTACGAAAAGGACACGCCGGTGCGCGACTTCCTGGCCAGCCTGCCGGGCCACAAGACGGTCATCATCGGCAGCATCCCGACCGTGGAAAACCTGGCCCGTGAAGCCTTCGCCATCCTCAAGGCGGCCTACAAGGACCGCTACGGTACCGGCCTGCACCTGCAAAAGCTGGTGCTGCACGAAACGCCCAATTGCTGGGCCGAGATCACGGCGGATTGA
- the tadA gene encoding tRNA adenosine(34) deaminase TadA yields MDGAVLPQAITEADLRHMRAALDQANNAWALGEVPVGAVVVKDGVVIASGFNQPIGKHDPTAHAEIMALRRAAEKLGNYRLPGCELYVTLEPCVMCSGAMMHARLARVVYGAADPKTGACGSVVNLFEQERLNHHTALLGGVMAEECGQLLKEFFAMRREQVKQQRLQAAVQGEVEQSDQSGEST; encoded by the coding sequence ATGGACGGCGCTGTGCTCCCGCAAGCCATCACCGAGGCCGACCTGCGCCACATGCGGGCCGCGCTCGACCAGGCCAATAACGCCTGGGCGCTGGGCGAGGTACCGGTGGGGGCGGTGGTGGTCAAGGATGGCGTGGTCATCGCCAGCGGCTTCAACCAGCCCATCGGCAAGCATGATCCCACCGCCCATGCCGAGATCATGGCGCTGCGCCGCGCCGCCGAAAAGCTGGGCAATTATCGGCTGCCCGGTTGCGAACTGTATGTGACGCTGGAACCCTGCGTCATGTGTTCCGGCGCCATGATGCACGCGCGCCTGGCGCGGGTGGTCTATGGCGCGGCCGACCCCAAGACCGGGGCCTGCGGCTCGGTGGTGAACCTGTTCGAACAGGAAAGGCTGAACCATCACACCGCGTTGCTGGGCGGCGTGATGGCCGAGGAGTGCGGTCAGTTATTGAAAGAATTCTTCGCCATGCGGCGCGAACAGGTGAAGCAACAGCGCCTGCAAGCCGCCGTCCAGGGCGAAGTTGAACAATCCGATCAATCAGGTGAATCGACATGA
- the ldcA gene encoding muramoyltetrapeptide carboxypeptidase yields MTTQGRALLDGLVPPGTGVAIVAPCGHAGLDPAGVQRGVALLESLGCRVRNFYDHAQRYQRFGATDEQRAAQLMQAAADPEIDVILGLRGSYGMSRILPALDIAALARSGKLLVGYSDFTALQCCMLAQTGYAGFQGPMLSGDFGAENPDWQALATLWRTLTSPQVVVRNYQGQAGADRAPNGDRRTDPLSPVVHCTGKLWGGNLAMVAHMVGHPQFPPIDGGILYLEDVNEHPFRVERMILQLEQAGVLARQKAILLGDFSAYRLAEIDNGYDFTEMLAYLRRRIATPIVTGLPFGHVRDLVTLPLGAHAVLDARGAEGFTLTLSDYPTLSRT; encoded by the coding sequence ATGACAACGCAAGGCCGTGCACTTCTTGATGGACTGGTTCCACCCGGCACGGGTGTGGCCATCGTCGCGCCCTGCGGTCATGCCGGCCTTGATCCGGCCGGGGTGCAGCGTGGGGTAGCCTTGCTGGAGTCGCTGGGTTGCCGGGTGCGCAATTTCTACGATCATGCGCAGCGCTACCAGCGTTTCGGCGCCACCGATGAGCAGCGCGCCGCGCAGTTGATGCAAGCGGCCGCCGATCCCGAGATCGACGTGATTCTGGGCCTGCGCGGCTCCTATGGCATGAGCCGCATCCTGCCGGCATTGGATATTGCGGCCTTGGCGCGCAGCGGCAAGCTGCTGGTCGGTTATAGCGACTTCACGGCGCTGCAATGCTGCATGTTGGCGCAAACGGGATATGCCGGTTTCCAGGGGCCGATGCTCAGTGGTGACTTCGGTGCCGAGAACCCCGACTGGCAGGCCCTGGCGACCCTGTGGCGCACGCTGACTTCGCCGCAGGTGGTGGTGCGCAATTACCAGGGCCAAGCCGGCGCCGACCGCGCCCCCAATGGTGATCGCCGTACCGATCCCTTGAGCCCGGTGGTGCATTGCACCGGCAAGCTGTGGGGCGGCAACCTGGCGATGGTGGCGCACATGGTCGGTCATCCGCAGTTCCCGCCCATCGATGGTGGCATCCTGTACCTGGAAGATGTGAACGAACACCCGTTCCGGGTCGAACGCATGATCCTGCAACTGGAGCAGGCCGGCGTGCTGGCCCGACAGAAGGCGATCCTGCTGGGCGATTTCTCGGCCTATCGCCTGGCGGAGATCGACAATGGCTATGACTTCACCGAAATGCTGGCCTACCTGCGCCGGCGCATCGCTACGCCTATTGTCACCGGCCTGCCGTTCGGCCACGTGCGCGACTTGGTCACGCTGCCGCTGGGCGCCCACGCGGTGCTCGATGCCCGGGGCGCAGAAGGCTTCACATTGACCTTATCGGATTACCCGACCCTATCCCGCACATGA
- a CDS encoding DUF1439 domain-containing protein: MKRVITYAAAALAFSTLALGTTSAAETGYNVWTNEYTVSKAQLQSALAPQFPRKLRYMDIFDVTFSNPRLGMLPADNRMNTVVDAQIANPLLLQRPVNAVLTLSSGFKYDPATRSLRLDAPKVDKVDSSDLPPQYAQQLTALGNAAADQFLRDYALYTFKPEQLQMNGKSFEPGKITVEQDAVKVEIKEK; the protein is encoded by the coding sequence ATGAAGCGAGTCATCACCTACGCCGCGGCCGCCCTGGCCTTCTCCACCCTGGCGCTGGGCACTACGAGTGCGGCCGAGACCGGCTACAACGTCTGGACCAATGAATACACCGTGTCCAAAGCGCAACTGCAAAGCGCCCTGGCGCCGCAATTCCCGCGCAAGCTGCGCTACATGGACATCTTCGATGTCACCTTCAGCAATCCGCGCCTGGGCATGTTACCCGCCGACAATCGCATGAATACGGTGGTCGATGCCCAGATCGCCAATCCGCTGCTGTTGCAGCGCCCGGTCAATGCCGTGCTGACCTTGAGCAGCGGCTTCAAGTACGACCCGGCCACGCGCTCGCTGCGACTGGACGCGCCCAAGGTGGACAAGGTCGACAGCAGCGACCTGCCACCGCAGTATGCCCAGCAGTTGACCGCCCTGGGCAATGCCGCAGCCGACCAGTTCCTGCGCGACTATGCGCTCTATACCTTCAAACCCGAGCAATTGCAGATGAATGGCAAAAGCTTCGAGCCGGGCAAGATCACCGTGGAGCAGGACGCGGTAAAGGTCGAAATCAAGGAAAAGTGA
- a CDS encoding ABC-F family ATPase, producing MLSTANITMQFGAKPLFENISVKFGDGNRYGLIGANGCGKSTFMKILGGDLEPSAGNVSLDVNERLGKLRQDQFAYEEMRVLDVVMMGHVEMWAAMSERDAIYANPDATDDDYMKAADLEAKFAEYDGYTAEARAGELLLGVGVPIEQHNGPMSNVAPGWKLRVLLAQALFSNPDILLLDEPTNNLDINTIRWLEEVLNERNSTMIIISHDRHFLNQVCTHMADMDYGTLKIYPGNYDDYMLASSQARAQQLAANAKAKEKVAELQDFVRRFSANKSKARQATSRAKQIDKIKVEDIKPSSRVNPFVRFEGEKKLHRLAVETQSITKTYDRDIFKNFSIMVEAGEKIAIIGANGAGKTTLLRSIGGDVAGLHPDSGEVKWAENANVGYMPQDPTEEFAGGETLTDWMGKWTQEGDDDQAVRGILGRLLFSGDDVKKSVKVLSGGEKGRMMYGKLMLGRHNVLLMDEPTNHMDMESIESLNIALEKYAGTLIFVSHDREFVSSLATRILEVKDGQVIDFQGSYEDYLASQGIE from the coding sequence GTGCTATCCACCGCAAACATCACCATGCAGTTCGGCGCCAAGCCGTTGTTCGAGAACATTTCCGTCAAGTTCGGCGATGGCAATCGCTATGGCCTGATCGGCGCCAATGGCTGCGGCAAGTCCACCTTCATGAAGATTCTGGGCGGCGACCTGGAACCTTCGGCCGGCAACGTCAGCCTGGACGTCAACGAGCGTCTGGGTAAGCTGCGCCAGGACCAGTTCGCCTATGAAGAAATGCGCGTGCTGGATGTGGTCATGATGGGCCACGTCGAGATGTGGGCGGCCATGTCCGAGCGTGATGCGATCTACGCCAACCCGGATGCCACCGACGACGACTACATGAAGGCCGCCGACCTGGAAGCCAAGTTCGCCGAATACGACGGCTACACCGCCGAAGCACGTGCCGGCGAGCTGCTGCTGGGCGTGGGCGTGCCCATCGAGCAGCACAATGGCCCGATGAGCAATGTGGCGCCCGGCTGGAAGCTGCGCGTGCTGCTGGCGCAGGCCCTGTTCTCCAACCCGGACATCCTGCTGCTGGACGAACCGACCAACAACCTGGACATCAACACCATCCGCTGGCTGGAAGAAGTGCTCAACGAGCGCAATTCCACCATGATCATCATTTCCCACGATCGCCACTTCCTGAACCAGGTCTGCACCCACATGGCCGACATGGACTATGGCACCCTGAAGATCTATCCGGGCAACTACGACGACTACATGCTGGCTTCCTCGCAAGCGCGCGCCCAGCAACTGGCCGCCAATGCCAAGGCCAAGGAAAAGGTGGCTGAACTGCAGGACTTCGTGCGCCGCTTCTCGGCCAACAAGTCCAAGGCCCGCCAGGCCACCTCGCGCGCCAAGCAGATCGACAAGATCAAGGTCGAGGACATCAAGCCGTCTTCCCGCGTGAATCCGTTCGTGCGCTTCGAAGGCGAGAAGAAGCTGCACCGCCTGGCTGTGGAAACCCAGAGCATCACCAAGACCTACGACCGCGACATCTTCAAGAACTTCAGCATCATGGTCGAAGCCGGCGAAAAGATCGCCATCATCGGCGCCAACGGTGCCGGTAAGACCACCTTGCTGCGTAGCATCGGCGGCGACGTGGCTGGTCTGCATCCCGATTCGGGCGAGGTGAAGTGGGCCGAGAACGCCAATGTCGGCTACATGCCGCAGGATCCGACCGAAGAATTCGCCGGCGGCGAAACCCTGACCGACTGGATGGGCAAGTGGACCCAGGAAGGCGACGATGACCAGGCCGTGCGCGGCATCCTGGGTCGTCTGCTGTTCTCGGGCGACGATGTGAAGAAATCGGTGAAGGTGCTCTCCGGTGGCGAGAAGGGCCGCATGATGTACGGCAAGCTGATGCTGGGCCGTCACAATGTGCTGCTGATGGATGAACCGACCAACCACATGGACATGGAATCCATCGAGTCGCTCAACATCGCGCTGGAAAAGTATGCCGGAACCCTGATCTTCGTGTCGCATGACCGTGAATTCGTGTCCTCGCTGGCCACCCGCATCCTTGAAGTCAAGGATGGCCAGGTGATCGACTTCCAAGGCAGCTACGAAGACTACCTGGCCAGCCAGGGCATCGAATAA
- the nadA gene encoding quinolinate synthase NadA has protein sequence MQATVTKVVEFERPQMESGGSCTANAWAKVPATPSPEERAQLKARIRQLLKEKQAVLVAHYYVDGDLQDLAEETGGCVSDSLEMARFGRDHAAQTLVVAGVRFMGETAKILSPEKRILMPDLDATCSLDLGCPADEFAAFCDQHPDRTVVVYANTSAAVKARADWMVTSGIGLEIVQHLHAQGKKILWAPDKHLGSYIQKQTGADMLLWQGSCLVHDEFKGVELELMRAEHPDALVLVHPESPEAVVAQADVIGSTSQLIAAVQNSAAPAFIVATDNGILHKMRMAAPDKRFIDAPTAGNSATCKSCAHCPWMAMNGLQNLLHVLETGANEIHVDPAVGKQAVLCIDRMLDFAAQRKAKVRPSARLEDEQQLFAGIGPA, from the coding sequence ATGCAAGCAACAGTAACCAAGGTCGTCGAGTTCGAGCGACCGCAAATGGAGAGCGGTGGCAGTTGTACCGCCAATGCGTGGGCCAAGGTACCGGCCACGCCCAGCCCCGAGGAACGCGCGCAGTTGAAAGCGCGCATCCGCCAACTGCTCAAGGAAAAGCAGGCGGTGCTGGTGGCGCACTACTACGTCGATGGCGACCTGCAGGACCTGGCCGAGGAAACCGGCGGCTGCGTCTCGGATTCGCTGGAGATGGCGCGTTTCGGCCGTGACCACGCCGCCCAGACCCTGGTGGTGGCCGGTGTGCGCTTCATGGGCGAGACCGCCAAGATCCTCAGCCCCGAAAAGCGCATCCTCATGCCCGACCTGGACGCGACCTGTTCGCTCGACCTGGGTTGTCCGGCCGATGAGTTCGCCGCCTTCTGCGACCAGCACCCGGACCGCACCGTGGTGGTCTATGCCAATACCAGCGCTGCCGTGAAGGCGCGCGCCGACTGGATGGTGACCTCCGGCATCGGTCTGGAAATCGTCCAGCACCTGCACGCTCAGGGCAAGAAGATCCTGTGGGCGCCAGACAAGCATCTGGGCAGCTACATCCAGAAGCAGACCGGCGCCGACATGCTGCTGTGGCAGGGTTCCTGCCTGGTGCATGATGAGTTCAAGGGAGTGGAACTGGAGTTGATGCGCGCCGAGCATCCCGACGCCCTGGTGCTGGTGCACCCGGAGTCGCCCGAGGCAGTGGTGGCGCAGGCCGACGTGATCGGCTCGACCTCGCAACTGATCGCCGCCGTCCAGAATTCGGCGGCCCCGGCCTTCATCGTCGCCACCGACAACGGCATCCTGCACAAGATGCGCATGGCCGCGCCCGACAAGCGTTTCATCGATGCTCCCACGGCCGGCAACAGCGCCACCTGCAAGAGTTGCGCGCATTGCCCGTGGATGGCCATGAATGGCTTGCAGAACCTCCTGCACGTGCTGGAAACCGGCGCCAACGAAATCCACGTCGATCCCGCCGTGGGCAAGCAAGCGGTGCTCTGCATCGACCGGATGCTGGACTTTGCCGCCCAGCGCAAGGCCAAGGTACGCCCCTCAGCACGCCTTGAAGACGAACAGCAACTGTTTGCAGGAATCGGCCCCGCATGA
- the nadC gene encoding carboxylating nicotinate-nucleotide diphosphorylase has product MTLHALKSASTIAASNLRNPFGPFDAALHAAFDANVNQAIAEDVGDCDYTGLLVPENEFVKARVIVREVAVLCGAPWFEAVMTRLDPRLQVSWAYAEGDLMAADSQVCSIEGPARALLTAERGALNFLQLLSGVATATRRYVEVVQGTGAAILDTRKTLPGLRLAQKYAVRVGGGANQRLALYDGILIKENHIAAAGGITAAVAAALKLNAGVSIQVEVESIAELDEALQAGAQSILLDNFSLEMMRQAVALNAGRALLEASGGINMQTVRAIAETGVDRISIGSLTKDIQATDFSLRVIS; this is encoded by the coding sequence ATGACTCTTCACGCCCTCAAATCGGCCTCGACCATTGCCGCCAGCAACCTGCGCAATCCCTTCGGCCCCTTCGATGCTGCCTTGCACGCGGCCTTCGACGCCAACGTCAACCAGGCCATCGCCGAGGACGTGGGCGATTGCGATTACACCGGCCTGCTGGTGCCCGAAAACGAATTCGTCAAGGCGCGCGTGATCGTGCGCGAAGTGGCTGTGCTGTGTGGCGCGCCCTGGTTCGAAGCCGTCATGACCCGCTTGGATCCGCGTCTGCAAGTCAGCTGGGCCTATGCCGAAGGCGACCTGATGGCCGCCGACAGCCAAGTGTGCAGCATCGAAGGCCCAGCCCGCGCCTTGCTGACGGCCGAGCGTGGCGCGCTCAATTTCCTGCAACTGCTTTCGGGTGTGGCCACGGCTACCCGTCGCTACGTGGAGGTGGTGCAGGGTACGGGGGCGGCCATCCTCGATACCCGCAAGACCCTGCCGGGCCTGCGCCTGGCGCAGAAGTACGCGGTGCGGGTGGGGGGCGGCGCGAACCAGCGCCTGGCGCTGTATGACGGCATCCTGATCAAGGAAAACCACATCGCTGCCGCTGGCGGTATTACTGCCGCGGTGGCGGCCGCGCTCAAGCTCAATGCCGGCGTGAGCATCCAGGTCGAGGTGGAGAGCATTGCCGAACTCGATGAAGCGCTGCAGGCCGGGGCCCAATCCATCCTGCTGGATAACTTCTCGCTGGAGATGATGCGCCAGGCGGTGGCGCTCAATGCGGGGCGGGCGCTGCTGGAAGCCTCGGGCGGCATCAACATGCAGACCGTGCGCGCCATCGCCGAGACGGGCGTGGATCGTATCTCCATCGGCAGCCTGACCAAGGATATCCAGGCCACCGATTTTTCGCTGCGTGTAATCAGCTAA
- a CDS encoding patatin-like phospholipase family protein, whose product MLMRPALCALLLAAILPSARSAEPSAPPATSTGAHRPRVCLVLSGGGARGYAHLGVLQYLEQLHIPIDCIAGTSMGALIGGLYASGLSAEELEHRLAVTNLSDIAFDRTERSRLPQSQREDDFQYPISLSAGLDDGKLKLASGLVQGNNLLALLQNWTAQLPANIDFARLPIPFRAVATDLSLGTEVVLDHGSLPRAMRASMAVPGLFAPFSIDQRTLVDGGLVSNLPVQTARDMGADVVIAVNIATPLQDAAQLQSPTAVAQQMVGILIQQNVKAQKALLGAQDILIEPQMTGMSFTDFARGKDGINAGWDAAQRQNARLLQLSLTPQQWQAYLQTRSHSSLALAADTRIDAIEIRTGGHIPASYVRSRLDVKEGDRYDGQQINQELTRLSTHGDFNNVTQELVTRPDGRHVLVIDAEEKSWGPQYLLFGLGISNSFNGQGGFNLQIGHRYPWINDSGLEWRNDLVLGNKRASLQSELRQPIWGSYGAYLAPYLELSRRYVDIYLDGSDVKASPVNQYRIDSAIGGMDLGLPLSRLGELRLGMSYQHVKYSPTYNLPPNSGLQFASYQSSQPVARMRLTIDQLDDVLFPRQGYYLSAEANRGFGSQERRFSNAQARTLWAVSRDRNTLNLALEAASSLSANSAGLGFTLGGFQHLSAYAPEQFFGNYLLYGRLTWLRDLADYSLPGLRKPVLGASLEAGNVWQSRDAFGDGPYKKSMSLFLGGTSPIGPLYFGVALGQQGVWNVYLQLGRVF is encoded by the coding sequence ATGCTGATGCGCCCTGCCCTGTGCGCATTGCTGCTGGCAGCTATTCTGCCCTCGGCGCGTTCGGCCGAGCCGTCAGCGCCGCCAGCCACCAGCACCGGAGCACATCGGCCGCGCGTGTGCCTGGTGCTCTCCGGTGGCGGTGCCCGCGGCTATGCCCACCTGGGCGTGCTGCAATATCTGGAGCAACTGCACATCCCCATCGATTGCATCGCCGGCACCAGCATGGGCGCGCTCATCGGCGGTCTCTACGCCAGCGGTCTGAGCGCCGAAGAACTGGAACACCGCCTGGCCGTCACCAATCTCTCCGACATCGCCTTCGACCGCACGGAGCGCTCGCGCCTGCCGCAATCGCAGCGGGAAGACGATTTCCAGTACCCGATCTCGCTCTCAGCCGGCCTCGATGACGGCAAGCTCAAGCTGGCCTCCGGGCTGGTTCAGGGCAACAACCTGCTGGCCCTGTTGCAGAACTGGACCGCGCAACTGCCGGCCAACATCGACTTTGCCCGCCTGCCCATCCCGTTCCGGGCGGTGGCTACCGATCTGAGCCTGGGCACCGAGGTGGTGCTGGACCACGGCTCCCTGCCGCGCGCCATGCGTGCCAGCATGGCCGTACCAGGGCTGTTTGCGCCCTTCAGCATCGACCAGCGCACCCTGGTCGATGGTGGGCTGGTGAGCAATCTACCGGTGCAGACGGCACGCGACATGGGGGCCGACGTGGTGATCGCAGTCAACATCGCCACGCCGCTGCAGGACGCCGCGCAACTGCAATCGCCTACTGCGGTGGCGCAGCAGATGGTGGGCATCCTGATTCAGCAGAACGTCAAGGCGCAAAAGGCCTTGCTGGGTGCGCAGGATATCCTGATCGAACCGCAGATGACGGGCATGTCCTTTACCGACTTCGCACGCGGCAAGGATGGCATCAACGCCGGCTGGGATGCAGCGCAACGCCAGAATGCGCGCCTGCTGCAACTGTCGCTGACGCCACAGCAATGGCAGGCCTACCTGCAGACACGCAGCCACAGCAGCCTGGCGCTGGCCGCCGATACCCGCATCGACGCCATCGAGATCCGCACCGGGGGCCATATTCCGGCCAGCTATGTGCGCAGCCGCCTCGATGTGAAGGAAGGCGACCGCTACGATGGCCAGCAGATCAACCAGGAACTGACGCGACTGTCCACCCACGGCGACTTCAACAACGTCACCCAGGAACTGGTGACCCGTCCCGATGGCCGGCATGTGCTGGTGATCGATGCCGAAGAAAAATCCTGGGGACCGCAATACCTGCTCTTCGGACTGGGTATCTCGAACAGCTTCAATGGCCAGGGCGGCTTCAACCTGCAGATCGGCCACCGTTATCCCTGGATCAACGACAGTGGCCTGGAGTGGCGCAATGACCTGGTGCTGGGCAACAAACGCGCCAGCCTGCAAAGCGAACTGCGACAGCCGATCTGGGGTAGCTACGGCGCCTATTTGGCGCCCTACCTGGAACTGAGTCGCCGCTACGTCGACATCTACCTGGACGGCAGCGACGTCAAGGCCTCGCCCGTGAACCAGTACCGCATCGACTCGGCCATCGGCGGCATGGACCTGGGCCTGCCCTTGTCGCGCCTGGGTGAGTTGCGCCTGGGCATGAGCTACCAGCACGTCAAATATTCACCCACCTACAACCTGCCGCCCAACAGCGGCCTGCAATTCGCCTCCTACCAGAGCAGCCAGCCGGTGGCGCGCATGAGGCTGACCATCGATCAGCTGGATGACGTGCTCTTCCCGCGCCAGGGTTACTACCTGTCGGCAGAAGCCAATCGCGGCTTCGGCAGCCAGGAGCGGCGCTTCTCCAACGCCCAGGCGCGCACCCTGTGGGCCGTCAGCCGTGACCGCAACACTCTCAACCTAGCCCTGGAGGCAGCCAGCAGCCTGTCGGCCAACAGCGCCGGGTTGGGCTTCACACTGGGCGGTTTCCAGCATCTCTCGGCCTACGCACCTGAACAATTCTTCGGCAATTACCTGCTGTACGGCCGCCTGACCTGGCTACGCGACCTGGCCGACTACAGCCTGCCTGGGCTGCGCAAGCCGGTACTGGGAGCGAGCCTGGAAGCGGGCAACGTCTGGCAGAGCCGCGACGCCTTCGGCGATGGCCCCTACAAGAAAAGCATGAGCCTGTTCCTGGGCGGCACCAGCCCGATCGGCCCGCTCTATTTCGGCGTGGCGCTGGGGCAGCAAGGGGTGTGGAATGTGTATCTGCAATTGGGGCGGGTGTTCTGA